A DNA window from Bradyrhizobium barranii subsp. barranii contains the following coding sequences:
- a CDS encoding IclR family transcriptional regulator, with amino-acid sequence MAILDTFAGAGSRSLADIAKITGLAKPTVMRSLVSLDEAGYVVRLSDGRYALGAKTFQLGTTYRANFNLEQHVLPVLQRLSQETLESSAFHVRERDSRLCLFRVDSPQLVRDVARPANLAPLDLTSTGQVLRTARWADRTDGGVQVFVSSGIYDAVTASLSTAVFGHDGALVGAMTVSGPIERIRQADLQALASRLTDASYRLSLVLGAPLPREVGAPRIIGLPLAETGSP; translated from the coding sequence TTGGCGATCCTGGATACCTTCGCTGGAGCCGGGTCGCGCAGCCTGGCCGACATCGCCAAGATCACGGGCTTGGCGAAACCGACCGTGATGCGCTCGCTGGTGTCGCTGGATGAAGCCGGCTACGTCGTCCGCCTCAGCGACGGCCGCTACGCACTCGGCGCGAAGACATTCCAGCTCGGCACCACCTATCGGGCCAATTTCAATCTCGAACAGCATGTGCTGCCGGTCCTTCAGCGGCTAAGCCAGGAGACGTTGGAGAGCAGTGCGTTCCACGTGCGTGAACGCGATAGCCGGCTTTGTCTGTTTCGGGTGGATTCGCCGCAGCTCGTGCGCGACGTCGCGCGGCCCGCAAATCTCGCGCCACTCGATTTGACCTCGACGGGACAAGTGCTGCGGACGGCGCGCTGGGCAGACCGCACGGATGGCGGCGTGCAGGTCTTCGTCAGTTCCGGAATCTACGACGCTGTGACGGCCTCCCTCTCCACCGCCGTTTTTGGCCACGACGGAGCGCTGGTGGGCGCCATGACCGTGAGCGGCCCAATCGAACGCATCCGTCAGGCCGACCTCCAGGCGCTGGCGTCCCGGCTCACCGACGCCTCGTATCGGCTCTCACTTGTGCTCGGCGCGCCATTGCCCCGCGAGGTCGGCGCGCCGCGGATCATCGGTCTGCCATTGGCCGAAACAGGCTCTCCCTGA
- a CDS encoding ABC transporter ATP-binding protein, whose product MALVEVKGVSKRFGGLTAVADVDLTVNAGEVHCLIGPNGAGKSTLFKLIVGLYPPSQGSIVFDTVDITKERPYARVQRGMSIKMQAPSVFKELPVRQNIQTALQARLSGAERIAEEDRLLTLLNLGPDSDKLAGALSHGQQQWLEIGMALALKPQLLLLDEPTAGMSPEETFKTGELIKSFNAEGMTVLVVEHDMAFVRQVAQRVTVLHLGKIFARGDLESILQDAKVAEIYLGKTHAH is encoded by the coding sequence ATGGCGCTGGTCGAAGTCAAAGGCGTATCCAAGCGTTTTGGCGGATTGACCGCAGTCGCCGACGTCGACCTCACGGTCAACGCCGGCGAGGTCCACTGCCTGATCGGACCCAATGGCGCCGGCAAGAGCACATTGTTCAAGCTGATCGTGGGTCTCTACCCGCCGAGCCAGGGCAGCATCGTGTTCGATACCGTCGACATCACCAAGGAGCGTCCCTACGCACGCGTACAGCGAGGCATGAGCATCAAGATGCAGGCTCCGAGCGTGTTCAAGGAGCTGCCGGTTCGGCAAAACATCCAGACTGCGCTCCAGGCACGACTGTCCGGCGCGGAACGCATCGCCGAGGAGGATCGCCTGCTGACCCTGCTCAACCTGGGGCCGGACAGCGATAAGCTCGCGGGTGCGCTGTCGCATGGCCAGCAGCAATGGCTCGAGATCGGGATGGCGCTGGCGCTGAAGCCGCAGCTCCTGCTGCTGGACGAGCCGACTGCCGGCATGTCGCCGGAGGAAACCTTCAAGACCGGCGAGCTGATCAAGTCGTTCAATGCAGAGGGCATGACGGTTCTTGTCGTCGAGCATGACATGGCCTTCGTGCGCCAGGTCGCCCAGCGCGTCACGGTGCTGCATCTCGGCAAGATTTTCGCACGCGGCGATCTCGAAAGCATTTTGCAGGACGCGAAAGTCGCGGAAATTTATCTCGGTAAGACCCATGCTCACTGA
- a CDS encoding ABC transporter permease subunit, translating to MSAEVFSVFYQFADVFAFLILSAAGLAIVFGMMGVINMAHGEFIMCGAYVTVGLVNLGVPLAIAQILAALTAGLIGVAVEFLIVRRFYKRPLDSLLATWGLSLIVTQSMLLIVGSAVRGIGTPEGSFAIGGYTFSTYRLVLFGCAVAVLGGLYIVFMKTRFGVIARATMQNAAMAKALGARTGRIYSISFGIGTGLAGLCGALYAPTMTLIPTMGATFVVESFVTVVIGGANVLLGTAPAAVFLAMIRMALNASYGQIIGQIGMLVAVILIIRVLPEGLSSVLVRRGR from the coding sequence ATGTCGGCTGAAGTATTCTCGGTATTCTATCAGTTCGCCGACGTGTTCGCGTTCCTCATTCTCTCGGCCGCAGGTCTCGCCATCGTGTTCGGCATGATGGGCGTCATCAACATGGCGCATGGCGAGTTCATCATGTGCGGCGCCTATGTCACCGTCGGCCTGGTGAATCTGGGCGTTCCGCTCGCGATTGCCCAGATCCTGGCCGCGCTGACGGCGGGGCTCATCGGTGTCGCCGTCGAGTTCCTGATCGTGCGGCGCTTCTACAAGCGGCCGCTGGATTCTCTGCTCGCCACTTGGGGGCTCAGCCTCATCGTGACGCAATCGATGCTCCTGATTGTCGGTTCAGCCGTGCGGGGCATCGGAACGCCCGAGGGAAGCTTCGCAATCGGCGGCTATACGTTTTCGACCTATCGTCTGGTTCTGTTCGGTTGCGCGGTGGCCGTGCTGGGCGGTCTCTACATCGTTTTCATGAAGACGCGCTTTGGTGTGATCGCCCGGGCGACGATGCAGAATGCGGCGATGGCGAAGGCGCTGGGCGCGCGAACGGGCCGAATCTATTCGATCAGCTTCGGGATCGGCACCGGCCTTGCCGGACTTTGCGGGGCGCTCTACGCGCCAACGATGACGCTGATCCCGACCATGGGGGCGACCTTCGTGGTCGAAAGCTTCGTTACGGTCGTCATTGGAGGGGCAAACGTGCTGCTCGGAACAGCGCCGGCCGCTGTGTTCCTGGCGATGATCCGGATGGCGCTGAACGCGAGCTACGGCCAGATCATCGGACAGATTGGCATGCTGGTCGCCGTTATTTTGATCATTCGGGTGTTGCCCGAGGGGCTCTCCAGCGTTCTGGTTCGTCGTGGGCGCTAA
- a CDS encoding urea ABC transporter substrate-binding protein yields the protein MVLLGAMLGTAAAMTVARAAEPPLKVGLLEDVSGDLAFMGMPKLHGSQLAVEEINKSGGILGRQIELIHLDPQGDNARYQEFGRRLLNRDKVDVLIGGITSASREALRPIVDRTSTPYFYTNQYEGGVCDASMISMGAVPEQQFSTLIPWMVEKFGKKVYVIAADYNFGQISAEWNRKIMKDLGGEVVGEEFIPLGVSQFAQTIQNIQKAKPDWLLTINVGAAQDSFFEQAAAANLNLPMGSSIKVMLGFEHKRFKPPALNNMHATANWFEEIDTPEATEFKKRWHAKFPDELYINDMGYNAYNALYMYKALVEKAKSIKLDDMRKVIATGDACIDAPEGKVCIDPKSQHTSHRMRLISVGPKHEVKVEKDYGTIQPYWLGEIGCDLTKKNDKDQYTPSHLPKKS from the coding sequence ATGGTTTTGCTCGGCGCCATGCTCGGTACCGCAGCGGCAATGACCGTTGCTCGGGCCGCGGAACCACCGTTGAAGGTGGGTCTGCTCGAGGACGTGTCGGGCGATCTCGCCTTCATGGGCATGCCGAAGCTGCACGGCTCTCAGCTGGCCGTCGAGGAGATCAACAAGAGCGGCGGTATCCTTGGTCGGCAGATCGAGTTGATTCACCTCGATCCGCAGGGCGACAACGCGCGCTATCAGGAGTTCGGCCGTCGACTGCTCAACCGCGACAAGGTCGACGTGCTGATCGGCGGCATCACCTCGGCTTCGCGCGAGGCGCTGCGTCCCATCGTCGATCGCACCTCGACACCGTACTTCTACACCAATCAGTATGAAGGCGGCGTCTGCGACGCCAGCATGATCAGCATGGGCGCGGTGCCCGAGCAGCAATTCTCGACGCTGATCCCGTGGATGGTCGAGAAGTTCGGCAAGAAGGTCTATGTCATCGCAGCCGATTACAATTTCGGTCAGATTTCGGCGGAGTGGAACCGCAAGATCATGAAGGATCTCGGCGGCGAGGTCGTCGGTGAGGAGTTCATTCCCCTCGGCGTGTCGCAGTTCGCGCAGACGATCCAGAACATTCAGAAAGCGAAGCCGGATTGGCTGCTTACGATCAATGTCGGCGCTGCCCAGGATTCGTTCTTCGAGCAGGCGGCTGCGGCCAACCTCAATCTGCCGATGGGATCGTCGATCAAGGTCATGCTCGGCTTCGAGCACAAGCGGTTCAAGCCGCCGGCGCTTAACAACATGCATGCGACTGCGAATTGGTTCGAGGAGATCGACACGCCGGAGGCTACCGAGTTCAAGAAGCGCTGGCACGCGAAATTCCCTGACGAGCTCTACATCAACGACATGGGCTACAATGCCTATAATGCGCTCTACATGTACAAGGCGCTGGTCGAGAAGGCGAAGTCGATCAAGCTCGACGACATGCGCAAGGTCATCGCGACCGGCGATGCATGCATCGACGCTCCCGAAGGCAAGGTGTGCATCGATCCGAAGAGCCAGCACACCTCGCACCGCATGCGCCTGATCTCGGTCGGGCCGAAGCATGAGGTGAAGGTCGAGAAGGACTATGGGACGATCCAGCCGTACTGGCTTGGCGAAATCGGTTGCGATCTCACCAAGAAGAACGACAAGGACCAATACACGCCGAGCCATCTCCCGAAGAAATCGTGA
- a CDS encoding branched-chain amino acid ABC transporter permease — MFKLLEGPQTLGRGKIFWSCFLAVLAGALTYPLFADSYDVGNFAYFLIWIFMALGLCLMWGYGGMLSFGQTLFFGIAGYGYGVLAINMGGGTATIAALALSVVLAMVAAGILGYFMIWGGINGIFFGIVTLSATLVLAFFLGQTAGPEWHIGPARLNGFNGMKGMDPLAVGDFYIEGSALYYVMIALIVIVYLALRMLVNSGIGNVIVATRENPQRAEMLGYDVRKYQLLTFVIGSGLAGLSGALYTSWGQFITPSSIGLPAAAMPIVWVAFSGRSDLTATLVGSFLLLFGFQTITVYSQQAALVLMGALLLATVMLAPQGFVLGIGKLAGDWWSGRRRRDDSRVMAEAGRLQSEET, encoded by the coding sequence ATGTTCAAGCTGCTGGAAGGTCCGCAGACGCTCGGACGTGGCAAGATCTTCTGGTCCTGCTTCCTTGCAGTGCTCGCGGGCGCACTGACATATCCGCTGTTCGCCGACTCCTATGATGTGGGGAATTTCGCCTATTTCCTGATTTGGATATTCATGGCGCTCGGCCTCTGCCTGATGTGGGGCTATGGCGGGATGCTGTCGTTCGGCCAGACCTTGTTCTTCGGCATCGCCGGTTACGGTTATGGCGTGCTCGCGATTAACATGGGCGGCGGCACCGCAACGATCGCCGCGCTTGCGCTGTCCGTTGTCCTTGCGATGGTGGCGGCCGGCATCCTCGGCTATTTCATGATCTGGGGTGGCATCAACGGCATCTTCTTCGGGATCGTGACGCTGTCTGCGACGCTGGTGCTTGCCTTCTTCCTCGGCCAGACGGCGGGGCCGGAATGGCACATCGGCCCGGCGCGGCTGAATGGCTTCAACGGCATGAAGGGCATGGACCCGCTCGCCGTCGGCGACTTCTATATCGAGGGATCGGCGCTCTACTACGTCATGATCGCGCTGATCGTGATCGTCTATCTCGCGCTGCGCATGCTCGTGAATTCGGGCATCGGCAACGTCATCGTGGCGACGCGCGAGAACCCGCAGCGCGCCGAGATGCTGGGTTATGACGTCCGGAAATACCAGCTCCTGACCTTCGTGATCGGCAGCGGCCTCGCAGGGCTGAGTGGTGCGCTGTATACGTCCTGGGGCCAATTCATCACGCCGTCCAGCATCGGCCTGCCTGCGGCGGCGATGCCCATCGTATGGGTGGCTTTCTCCGGACGGAGCGATCTGACCGCAACTCTGGTCGGATCGTTCCTGCTGCTGTTCGGCTTTCAGACCATCACGGTCTACAGCCAGCAGGCAGCACTCGTGCTGATGGGGGCGCTGCTGCTCGCCACGGTGATGCTGGCGCCGCAGGGTTTTGTGCTCGGCATCGGCAAGCTTGCTGGCGACTGGTGGAGCGGGCGTCGGCGGCGCGATGATAGCCGCGTCATGGCGGAGGCTGGTCGCTTGCAGTCGGAAGAGACCTGA
- a CDS encoding ANTAR domain-containing response regulator, with amino-acid sequence MSRPSSFSLRGRRAIVAIKDERDATIVRRQFERLGVDSIAWEPTEAIDFAPDLALIDDEFLPLTQPARRAFLGRCPVIALLGTETPSRLKLVFELDPASFLVKPLRSAGIYAALVMAIERSERTSELKQQVLKLEQRLRSRRVVLAAVLQVMHSHALAEPAAFALIRKAAMEQRKTIEELSAEITAKGMLPRATG; translated from the coding sequence ATGAGCAGACCGTCTTCATTTTCGCTGCGCGGGCGTAGGGCAATCGTCGCCATCAAGGACGAACGCGACGCAACCATCGTGCGACGCCAGTTCGAGCGTCTTGGGGTCGACAGCATCGCGTGGGAGCCGACAGAGGCGATCGACTTCGCGCCGGATCTGGCGTTGATCGATGACGAGTTCCTGCCTTTGACGCAACCGGCACGACGCGCGTTCCTGGGACGCTGCCCGGTCATCGCCCTGCTCGGCACCGAAACGCCAAGCCGGCTGAAGCTAGTGTTCGAGCTCGATCCGGCCTCGTTCCTGGTCAAGCCGTTGCGCTCGGCCGGCATCTACGCGGCGCTCGTCATGGCAATCGAGCGAAGCGAACGCACCAGCGAATTGAAGCAGCAGGTGCTCAAGCTCGAGCAGCGTCTTCGGTCGCGTCGCGTCGTGCTCGCCGCCGTTCTCCAGGTGATGCACTCGCACGCGCTCGCAGAACCAGCCGCCTTTGCGCTGATCCGCAAAGCCGCCATGGAACAACGCAAGACGATCGAAGAGCTTTCGGCGGAGATTACCGCCAAGGGCATGCTCCCGCGCGCAACCGGCTAG
- a CDS encoding ABC transporter ATP-binding protein: protein MLTEPKPTDRILDVSELWAGYGATPILQGVTMSVSRGEIVGVIGRNGVGKSTLMRCLIGLLQTWRGTISFMEQDVTKLEADARARAGFGYIPQGRDVFPQMTVEENLQVGELIGGPGGKKLPELVYEYFPRLKERRRQAAGTMSGGEQQQLAIGRALIGNPSLMILDEPSEGIQPSIVQHICEALRSFRNELGTTIIFVEQNLDTILAIAERCYIMEKGKIAQSLAGGEVNEDNVREQLLL from the coding sequence ATGCTCACTGAACCCAAGCCCACTGACCGGATTCTGGACGTATCGGAATTATGGGCGGGATACGGTGCGACGCCGATTCTGCAGGGCGTCACCATGTCGGTCTCCCGCGGCGAGATTGTCGGCGTGATCGGCCGTAACGGTGTCGGCAAGTCGACTCTGATGCGGTGCCTGATCGGTTTGCTGCAAACCTGGCGTGGCACGATCAGCTTCATGGAGCAGGACGTCACAAAGCTCGAAGCCGACGCGCGGGCGAGGGCGGGCTTCGGCTACATCCCGCAGGGACGCGATGTCTTTCCGCAGATGACCGTCGAGGAAAACCTGCAGGTCGGCGAGTTGATCGGCGGTCCCGGCGGCAAGAAACTGCCTGAACTCGTCTATGAGTATTTTCCGCGACTGAAGGAACGCCGGCGGCAGGCCGCAGGCACGATGTCGGGCGGCGAGCAGCAACAGCTCGCCATAGGCCGCGCGCTGATCGGCAATCCGTCCTTGATGATCCTGGACGAGCCGTCCGAGGGTATCCAGCCCTCGATCGTCCAGCACATCTGCGAGGCACTGAGATCGTTCCGGAACGAGCTCGGGACCACCATCATCTTCGTCGAGCAGAACCTCGACACGATCCTGGCAATCGCCGAGCGCTGTTACATCATGGAGAAGGGCAAGATCGCGCAGTCGCTGGCGGGTGGCGAGGTTAACGAGGACAATGTCCGCGAGCAGCTCCTGCTCTGA
- a CDS encoding amidase — protein sequence MAATDLHYLGLVDVGRKIQAKELSPVEATKAMLWRIEKLDGKLKSFAYVIADSALADAATAEKEIASGKIKGPLHGVPVAVKDLCWAKGAPAAHGMTIHRDFRPSEDATVVARLKDAGAIILGKLQQTEGAYADHHPKIDPPKNPWNADLWPGASSSGSGVATAAGLCFGSLGTDTGGSIRFPSAANGVTGLKPTWGRVSRYGAFELAATLDHIGPMARSAVDCGAILGVIAGQDPKDTTSVPLPVPDYLAGLSGDLRGVTIGVDRRWTSEGTDGDAAKVLTEGLRVAADLGAKIKEITFPDPKAVIDDWFPLCGIEVAVAHEDTYPARKDEYGPALAGLLDLGRQQSGMDYQKIVLRREAFRGAVRLLFESVDFLAVPAQAFAAPTLSKMASLGEDASLIAGLLRFTCPFDMTGSPTVTLPGGFAANGGPVGFQFVGRHFDEAGLVRAGDAFQRVTDWHKRHPGI from the coding sequence ATGGCGGCAACAGATCTCCACTATCTCGGACTCGTCGACGTCGGGCGGAAGATCCAGGCGAAGGAGCTGTCGCCGGTCGAAGCGACCAAAGCGATGCTCTGGCGGATCGAGAAGCTCGACGGCAAGCTCAAGAGTTTCGCTTATGTGATAGCTGACTCGGCGCTCGCGGACGCTGCCACGGCCGAGAAGGAGATCGCTTCCGGCAAGATCAAGGGGCCGCTGCATGGTGTGCCAGTGGCGGTCAAGGATCTCTGCTGGGCCAAGGGCGCGCCGGCGGCCCATGGCATGACCATTCATCGAGATTTCCGTCCCTCCGAGGATGCAACGGTAGTTGCGCGGTTGAAGGATGCCGGCGCCATCATCCTCGGCAAGCTGCAGCAAACCGAAGGCGCCTACGCCGATCATCACCCGAAGATCGATCCGCCGAAGAACCCGTGGAACGCGGATCTCTGGCCCGGCGCATCCTCGAGCGGCTCCGGCGTCGCCACTGCGGCGGGCCTCTGCTTCGGCTCGCTCGGCACCGATACGGGCGGATCAATCCGCTTTCCGTCCGCGGCTAACGGCGTCACCGGGCTCAAGCCGACCTGGGGACGCGTCAGCCGCTACGGCGCATTCGAGCTTGCGGCGACGCTGGATCATATCGGCCCGATGGCAAGGAGCGCGGTCGATTGCGGCGCCATCCTCGGCGTGATCGCGGGTCAGGACCCCAAGGACACGACGTCGGTTCCGCTGCCCGTGCCTGACTATCTCGCCGGTTTGTCCGGCGACCTTCGCGGGGTGACGATCGGTGTCGACCGGCGCTGGACCAGCGAAGGCACCGATGGCGATGCGGCCAAGGTGTTGACCGAGGGTCTGCGTGTAGCGGCCGATCTCGGCGCGAAGATCAAGGAGATCACGTTCCCCGATCCCAAGGCGGTCATCGACGACTGGTTCCCGCTCTGCGGCATCGAGGTCGCCGTCGCGCACGAGGACACGTATCCCGCGCGCAAGGACGAGTACGGCCCGGCACTCGCTGGCCTGCTCGATCTCGGTCGGCAGCAGTCCGGCATGGACTATCAGAAGATCGTGCTCCGGCGCGAAGCGTTTCGTGGCGCCGTCCGCCTTCTGTTCGAATCGGTCGATTTCCTCGCAGTGCCGGCCCAGGCATTCGCCGCGCCCACGCTCAGCAAGATGGCGTCGCTCGGCGAGGACGCCTCGCTGATCGCAGGCTTGCTTCGCTTCACATGCCCGTTCGACATGACGGGAAGCCCGACCGTGACGCTACCCGGCGGCTTCGCCGCGAATGGCGGTCCGGTTGGCTTCCAGTTCGTCGGTCGTCATTTCGATGAGGCCGGCCTCGTTCGCGCGGGCGATGCGTTCCAGCGAGTTACCGACTGGCACAAGCGTCATCCCGGGATCTGA
- a CDS encoding acetamidase/formamidase family protein, translating to MPAEDWLKNSIMAKRAVAKGATGATHSLTIEEQGGFHYVYGPYAKPTLSIDPGGVVVVETEDAFGGVLTSESDSPTAKLNFPYLNPQCGPIAVKGAKKGDCLAIYIRDVETRGEQPAGTTCIIPEFGGLVGTSSTALLNPPLPERVKKLHVDRNGVRWNDKITLPYEPFIGTIGVSPEIEAISSLQPDYHGGNMDLPDVAPGAIIYFPVHTDGGMLYVGDCHATQGDGELSGVALEQRATVTLQVDLIKNWSFAWPRLETKDFIMTIGSARPLEDAARIAYRELVRWMAADYGFDEIDAYMLLSQAGRMRLGNMVDPKYTMGASILKNYLKP from the coding sequence ATGCCCGCAGAAGACTGGTTGAAGAATTCCATCATGGCGAAGCGTGCGGTCGCCAAAGGCGCGACCGGGGCGACGCATAGCCTGACGATCGAAGAGCAGGGCGGCTTCCACTACGTCTACGGTCCCTATGCAAAGCCGACCCTGTCGATCGACCCCGGCGGAGTGGTGGTTGTCGAGACGGAGGATGCGTTCGGCGGTGTGCTCACCAGCGAGAGCGACAGCCCCACCGCCAAACTGAACTTTCCCTATCTGAACCCGCAATGCGGGCCGATCGCGGTTAAGGGCGCCAAGAAGGGCGATTGCCTCGCGATCTACATCCGCGACGTCGAGACCCGCGGCGAGCAGCCGGCCGGCACGACCTGCATTATTCCTGAGTTCGGCGGACTCGTCGGGACAAGCTCGACGGCACTGCTCAATCCGCCATTGCCGGAGCGCGTGAAGAAGCTGCATGTCGACAGGAACGGCGTGCGCTGGAACGACAAGATTACGCTGCCCTACGAGCCGTTCATCGGTACCATCGGCGTCTCGCCGGAGATCGAGGCGATCTCCTCGCTGCAGCCGGATTACCACGGCGGCAACATGGATCTGCCCGACGTCGCCCCCGGCGCGATCATCTACTTCCCGGTGCATACCGACGGCGGGATGCTCTACGTCGGCGACTGCCATGCGACGCAAGGCGACGGTGAGCTCTCCGGCGTAGCGCTCGAGCAGCGCGCGACCGTCACGCTGCAGGTCGACCTGATCAAGAACTGGAGCTTTGCCTGGCCGCGGCTCGAGACCAAGGACTTCATCATGACGATCGGCAGCGCGCGTCCGCTCGAGGACGCGGCGCGTATCGCCTATCGCGAGCTCGTGCGCTGGATGGCGGCCGACTACGGCTTCGACGAGATCGACGCCTACATGCTGCTCAGCCAAGCCGGGCGGATGCGCCTCGGCAACATGGTCGACCCTAAATACACGATGGGAGCATCGATCCTGAAGAATTACCTCAAGCCATGA
- a CDS encoding SDR family NAD(P)-dependent oxidoreductase, whose amino-acid sequence MDLGLKGAKVLVTGSTKGIGRAIADTFAAEGADVGICARNQADVDSAVAAIKAKGVAAFGSSVDVSNGPALKAWVEDMASKLGGIDVVVANVSALSIGQDEESWEKEFSTDMMGTVRLVNAAMPYLEKSKAAAIVTISSVSGREVDFASGPYGTFKAAIIHYTQGLAFQLASKGIRANSVSPGNTYFEGGVWSQIKDGNPELYKTALALNPTGRMGTPQEMANGAVFLASKAASFITGTNLVVDGALTRGVQF is encoded by the coding sequence ATGGATCTGGGACTCAAGGGAGCGAAGGTTCTCGTCACCGGCAGCACCAAGGGCATCGGCAGGGCGATCGCCGATACATTCGCGGCGGAGGGCGCGGATGTCGGCATCTGCGCGCGCAACCAGGCCGACGTCGATAGCGCAGTCGCCGCGATCAAGGCGAAGGGCGTCGCTGCCTTCGGTAGTTCGGTCGATGTCTCCAACGGCCCGGCGCTCAAGGCCTGGGTCGAGGACATGGCCTCGAAGCTTGGCGGCATCGACGTCGTGGTCGCCAATGTCAGTGCGCTGTCGATCGGACAGGACGAGGAGAGCTGGGAGAAGGAATTCTCCACCGACATGATGGGCACCGTGCGGCTGGTCAATGCGGCGATGCCGTATCTCGAGAAGAGCAAGGCCGCGGCGATCGTGACCATCTCCAGCGTTTCAGGGCGGGAGGTTGACTTCGCGAGCGGCCCCTACGGCACGTTCAAGGCCGCGATCATCCACTATACGCAAGGTCTCGCCTTCCAGCTTGCCAGCAAAGGCATCCGCGCCAATTCGGTGTCGCCGGGCAACACCTATTTCGAGGGCGGTGTCTGGAGTCAGATCAAGGACGGCAATCCCGAGCTGTACAAGACCGCGCTGGCGCTGAATCCGACCGGCCGCATGGGCACGCCGCAGGAAATGGCGAATGGTGCGGTGTTCCTCGCCAGCAAGGCAGCGAGTTTCATCACGGGGACCAACCTCGTGGTCGACGGTGCCCTCACGCGCGGCGTGCAGTTCTAG
- a CDS encoding transporter substrate-binding domain-containing protein, which produces MTKPSVPVGIICSQSGPYQAMGREILKSAMMAVDEINNQTEFGFSIAAHIRDPRGIISEYHTVCDDLIRNVGVEHIIGCYTSASRKQVLPIVERTDRLLWYPARYEGFECSDNVIYVGASPNHNVLPLVRYVLDNLSREIFCVGSNYVWTWETNRVTRELVSAADGHILAERLLELGESAVGHIVDEIVRRKPPIVFNTLVGSSSYDFIRAFHAGTKAAGLEIPMLSCSLCEPELSIVGPASAGCITSSAYFESIRLPENRAFVARWKARYGDDSSPSVDGQSAYVAVYLLARALQRAGTSNIAEVRRAAAGHRYNSPQGPVWIDGGNNHCVLTPRLAVSNPRGQFDIFWEADAPVKPDPYLTQLDVAVSPSRETSAGDALPNAPHLRVVK; this is translated from the coding sequence ATGACAAAACCGTCTGTTCCCGTTGGCATCATCTGCTCGCAGTCCGGGCCATATCAGGCTATGGGCCGCGAGATCCTCAAGAGCGCGATGATGGCGGTCGACGAGATCAACAACCAGACGGAGTTCGGCTTCTCGATTGCCGCTCATATCCGCGATCCTCGCGGCATCATCTCCGAATACCATACGGTCTGCGACGATCTCATCCGCAATGTCGGCGTCGAGCACATCATCGGCTGCTACACGTCGGCGTCGCGCAAACAAGTTCTGCCGATCGTGGAGCGCACCGATCGCCTGCTCTGGTATCCTGCGCGCTACGAGGGCTTCGAGTGCTCCGACAACGTCATTTATGTCGGCGCCTCGCCCAATCACAACGTCCTGCCGCTCGTCCGGTACGTGCTCGACAATCTGTCACGGGAGATCTTCTGCGTCGGCTCCAATTACGTTTGGACATGGGAGACCAATCGCGTCACCCGGGAGTTGGTCAGCGCGGCAGACGGCCACATCCTGGCCGAACGGCTGCTCGAACTCGGCGAAAGCGCCGTTGGGCACATCGTCGACGAGATCGTCCGCCGCAAGCCGCCGATCGTCTTCAACACGTTGGTCGGAAGCTCGAGCTACGACTTCATTCGCGCCTTCCACGCCGGCACCAAGGCCGCCGGGCTCGAGATTCCGATGCTGAGCTGCAGCCTGTGCGAACCGGAACTGTCGATCGTCGGACCGGCGTCGGCCGGCTGCATCACGTCATCGGCCTATTTCGAGAGCATTCGCCTGCCGGAGAACCGCGCATTCGTTGCACGCTGGAAGGCGCGCTATGGCGACGACAGCAGCCCCTCGGTCGACGGGCAGTCCGCCTATGTCGCCGTCTATCTGCTGGCGCGCGCGTTGCAGCGCGCTGGCACATCGAACATCGCCGAGGTGCGGCGCGCCGCGGCCGGCCATCGCTACAATTCGCCGCAAGGACCGGTCTGGATCGACGGCGGCAACAATCATTGCGTCCTTACACCGCGGCTTGCCGTTTCCAATCCGCGAGGACAGTTTGATATCTTCTGGGAAGCCGACGCGCCTGTTAAGCCTGATCCTTACCTGACGCAGCTCGACGTTGCCGTCAGCCCTTCGAGGGAGACCTCGGCGGGCGACGCATTGCCGAATGCGCCGCATTTGCGGGTTGTAAAATGA